A region of Sugiyamaella lignohabitans strain CBS 10342 chromosome A, complete sequence DNA encodes the following proteins:
- the RTN1 gene encoding Rtn1p (Reticulon protein; stabilizes membrane curvature; involved in nuclear pore assembly and maintenance of tubular ER morphology; mutant overexpressing RTN1 shows increase in tubular ER; interacts with exocyst subunit Sec6p, Yip3p, and Sbh1p; more abundant than Rtn2p; member of the RTNLA subfamily; mutants have reduced phosphatidylserine transfer between the ER and mitochondria; RTN1 has a paralog, RTN2, that arose from the whole genome duplication; GO_component: GO:0005794 - Golgi apparatus [Evidence IDA] [PMID 16002643]; GO_component: GO:0032541 - cortical endoplasmic reticulum [Evidence IDA] [PMID 16624861]; GO_component: GO:0005783 - endoplasmic reticulum [Evidence IEA]; GO_component: GO:0005783 - endoplasmic reticulum [Evidence IDA] [PMID 14562095]; GO_component: GO:0005783 - endoplasmic reticulum [Evidence IDA] [PMID 16002643]; GO_component: GO:0005789 - endoplasmic reticulum membrane [Evidence IEA]; GO_component: GO:0071782 - endoplasmic reticulum tubular network [Evidence IDA] [PMID 16469703]; GO_component: GO:0030176 - integral component of endoplasmic reticulum membrane [Evidence IDA] [PMID 16624861]; GO_component: GO:0016021 - integral component of membrane [Evidence IEA]; GO_component: GO:0016020 - membrane [Evidence IEA]; GO_component: GO:0005739 - mitochondrion [Evidence IDA] [PMID 14576278]; GO_component: GO:0005739 - mitochondrion [Evidence IDA] [PMID 16823961]; GO_function: GO:0003674 - molecular_function [Evidence ND]; GO_process: GO:0007029 - endoplasmic reticulum organization [Evidence IGI] [PMID 19665976]; GO_process: GO:0071788 - endoplasmic reticulum tubular network maintenance [Evidence IGI] [PMID 21502358]; GO_process: GO:0071786 - endoplasmic reticulum tubular network organization [Evidence IGI,IMP] [PMID 16469703]; GO_process: GO:0071786 - endoplasmic reticulum tubular network organization [Evidence IMP] [PMID 16624861]; GO_process: GO:0071786 - endoplasmic reticulum tubular network organization [Evidence IGI] [PMID 18309084]; GO_process: GO:0071786 - endoplasmic reticulum tubular network organization [Evidence IGI] [PMID 18442980]; GO_process: GO:0071786 - endoplasmic reticulum tubular network organization [Evidence IGI,IPI] [PMID 19665976]; GO_process: GO:0051292 - nuclear pore complex assembly [Evidence IGI] [PMID 19273614]): MSGTGPLAPGAATLDHTSSSVPVSTPVAGSTTGAPVTKNSLRSRLPPVLTWENPVRSGTVLAEILGVLIVLRYANLVRLALRFTYIAIGVTGAAEFATRHLYGSSTGFVSSYRPSRFIHLNQASIEKYASCATKAVVHSVNDAKRLLDAEDLSLSLGSFITVFVLYVLTGFLSISTLLIISAVALFAVPPIYLQFQTEIDDLLAHFHKQAHEHYKNAHGQVMNAAGPHLDVAKKHFNNVASAVGINRGGFPVGSTGSKQDIPTKPAEPVDVPGGAAITPSTPIPEKKAPRLSEDASAILKSHEATQNIDSVPTILGNVSLDPHASSTPHHVPPTTTAQDYISEIADNTTQTSSL, translated from the coding sequence ATGTCTGGAACTGGTCCTCTTGCTCCTGGCGCTGCCACTCTTGATCACACCAGCAGTTCTGTCCCTGTCTCGACTCCTGTTGCTGGCTCTACTACTGGTGCTCCTGTCACCAAGAACAGTCTTCGTTCGAGACTTCCTCCTGTGTTGACCTGGGAGAACCCTGTTCGATCCGGCACTGTTCTCGCCGAGATCCTGGGTGTTCTTATCGTTCTCCGATACGCCAATCTCGTGCGATTGGCTCTTCGTTTTACTTatattgccattggtgtcactggtgctgctgagtttgCTACCCGACACTTGTACGGCAGTTCGACCGGATTTGTTTCCTCTTACCGTCCTTCTCGTTTCATCCATCTCAACCAAGCTTCTATTGAAAAGTATGCTTCCTGTGCCACCAAGGCTGTTGTCCACTCTGTCAATGATGCCAAGAGACTTCTCGATGCCGAAGACTTGTCTTTGTCTTTGGGATCTTTCATCACTGTCTTTGTCCTGTATGTTTTGACAGGTTTCTTGTCTATCTCGACTCTTTTGATCATTTCTGCAGTGGCTCTATTTGCCGTTCCTCCTATTTACCTGCAATTCCAGACCGAGATCGATGATTTGCTTGCTCATTTCCACAAACAAGCCCACGAGCACTACAAGAACGCTCATGGTCAAGTCATGAACGCTGCTGGACCCCATCTCGACGTTGCCAAGAAGCACTTCAACAATGTGGCCTCTGCTGTTGGTATTAACCGTGGAGGGTTCCCTGTAGGCTCGACCGGCAGCAAGCAAGACATCCCCACCAAACCCGCCGAGCCCGTCGACGTTCCCGGCGGAGCTGCCATCACTCCCTCGACTCCCATCCCCGAAAAGAAGGCTCCCCGCCTGTCCGAAGACGCCTCGGCCATCCTCAAATCGCACGAAGCCACTCAAAACATCGACTCGGTCCCCACTATTCTCGGCAACGTCTCCCTCGATCCCCACGCCTCGTCCACCCCTCACCACGTTCctcccaccaccactgccCAAGACTACATCTCCGAAATCGCTGACAACACCACCCAGACCTCCTCTCTCTAA
- the SLA2 gene encoding Sla2p (Adaptor protein that links actin to clathrin and endocytosis; involved in membrane cytoskeleton assembly and cell polarization; present in the actin cortical patch of the emerging bud tip; dimer in vivo; GO_component: GO:0030479 - actin cortical patch [Evidence IEA]; GO_component: GO:0030479 - actin cortical patch [Evidence IDA] [PMID 10397764]; GO_component: GO:0005938 - cell cortex [Evidence IEA]; GO_component: GO:0005934 - cellular bud tip [Evidence IEA]; GO_component: GO:0005737 - cytoplasm [Evidence IEA]; GO_component: GO:0005856 - cytoskeleton [Evidence IEA]; GO_component: GO:0000131 - incipient cellular bud site [Evidence IDA] [PMID 11302750]; GO_component: GO:0016021 - integral component of membrane [Evidence IEA]; GO_component: GO:0043332 - mating projection tip [Evidence IDA] [PMID 19053807]; GO_component: GO:0016020 - membrane [Evidence IEA]; GO_component: GO:0005886 - plasma membrane [Evidence IEA,IEA]; GO_function: GO:0003779 - actin binding [Evidence IEA,IEA]; GO_function: GO:0005543 - phospholipid binding [Evidence IEA]; GO_function: GO:0030674 - protein binding, bridging [Evidence IGI,IPI] [PMID 14704157]; GO_process: GO:0007015 - actin filament organization [Evidence IMP] [PMID 10397764]; GO_process: GO:0007121 - bipolar cellular bud site selection [Evidence TAS] [PMID 10652251]; GO_process: GO:0006897 - endocytosis [Evidence IMP] [PMID 8380177]; GO_process: GO:0006887 - exocytosis [Evidence TAS] [PMID 10652251]; GO_process: GO:0031505 - fungal-type cell wall organization [Evidence TAS] [PMID 10652251]) produces MSANTGALSRAEADLGAHVKKATNPDETAPKRKHVRACIVYSWDHRSGRAFWNALKVQPLQNDEVQVFKALITVHKVLQEGHPSVLKEAQAHVNWINSLTHGINSGPGGHHGYSRLIQEYARLLLKKLSFHRSHPVFNGTFEYEEYISLRSVNDPNEGYEIIIDLMNLQDAIDDFQRLVFSSLHSGRSNECKISSLTPMVAESYGIYRFSTSMLRAMHSTAGDLEALEPLRSRYHSQHRRLLDFYYDCSSLKYLTSLITIPNLRPEPPNLYGEEDEAPALPKRPGQGLEREASIGSSNVTPTPTPSVLPEQESAGDWWGSNNANANAQLLQQQQLEEQQRQLQAQRDAELLRQQQLAEQQQRQFEEQQRLQLEQQQQAQQALIRDQMQRQAEGRAAELERDILQLRGQYEQNQLLLEQYDRRVKALETELGQLNTNTSLQLESKNDLIQSLQEQVSMWKTKYESLAKLYSQLRQEHLDLLSKFKQVQAKAASAQEAIDKRERLERDLKAKNLELADLIRERDRARYDLDKSRGSSKDQLEKLERDLRLMQDKLNDAERAKGADLSLLISRHNRELAELEDALKAKQRALDDISNGRSVNESVLREKEEEADILRETIASMENAMKEMSLDHQASSGGIRKLAAIIDAILNAAAERIQESLFEFESPMQAGNQNSTPNYLLSVIEKTSTNATDFSTAFNNHLAEGEEGSDPSEIIRTATAFANAISDVLINAKGITRLARNDDLVDEISAASRESAVAATAFFTSLVSDLITGLTPEDTTDLVISCNVEVQQHLQTLSHLAEQMAPKLSVTTNGSTDLGDIVDNEMARVAEAIATATAKLTQLLARPKDPKFSTFDVQVNEAILAAAIAVTSAVAALIKASTECQQEIVARGRGSSSRTAYYKKHNRWTEGLISAAKVVAGATNILISSADGVLAGKSSPEQLIAASNEVAASTAQLVAASRVNASFMSKTQDKLELASKSVSSACRALVNKVQDILAQRSTTQAEEIDYSKLTPHEFRTAAMEQQVEVLKLEQQLTAARNRLFEIRKIDYQNEEED; encoded by the coding sequence ATGTCTGCAAATACGGGAGCGCTGTCGCGGGCAGAGGCCGATTTGGGGGCTCATGTGAAGAAGGCCACGAACCCCGATGAGACGGCTCCGAAGAGAAAGCATGTGAGAGCGTGTATTGTGTATTCGTGGGACCACCGGTCGGGACGTGCGTTTTGGAACGCTTTGAAGGTCCAGCCGTTGCAGAATGACGAGGTCCAGGTGTTTAAAGCGCTTATTACCGTTCATAAGGTGCTTCAGGAGGGTCATCCATCGGTTTTGAAAGAGGCTCAAGCTCATGTCAACTGGATCAATTCACTGACTCATGGAATTAATAGCGGTCCAGGCGGCCATCATGGCTATTCTCGTCTGATTCAGGAATATGCTAGGTTGCTGCTCAAGAAATTATCGTTTCATCGGTCTCATCCGGTGTTTAACGGCACATTTGAGTATGAAGAGTATATTTCGCTGCGAAGTGTTAATGACCCTAATGAGGGGTATGAgattattattgatttgatGAATTTGCAAGATGCAATAGACGATTTCCAGCGACTGGTTTTCTCGTCGTTGCACAGCGGTAGGTCGAATGAATGCAAAATCTCGTCTTTAACCCCCATGGTGGCTGAATCTTACGGTATTTATAGGTTTTCTACAAGTATGTTGCGAGCTATGCATTCTACAGCAGGTGATTTAGAAGCTCTAGAACCACTGCGTTCGAGATACCACTCGCAACACCGTCGCttgcttgatttttattatgaCTGCTCTAGTTTAAAGTACTTGACTAGTCTAATCACCATTCCGAACCTTCGACCCGAACCTCCTAATTTGTATGGTGAAGAGGACGAGGCTCCTGCTCTGCCCAAACGACCTGGTCAAGGTCTGGAAAGAGAAGCTTCGATTGGGTCGTCAAATGTAACACCAACTCCTACTCCTAGTGTGCTGCCAGAACAAGAGTCTGCTGGCGACTGGTGGGGAAGTAAcaatgccaatgccaatgctCAGTTAttgcaacaacagcagctggaggAACAACAAAGACAGTTGCAAGCACAACGAGATGCTGAGCTGCTtcgtcaacaacagctggccgaacaacaacaacgtcagtttgaagagcagcaacGGTTACAATtagaacagcagcaacaggctCAACAAGCGCTGATTCGCGATCAAATGCAACGACAAGCTGAAGGACGAGCTGCCGAGCTGGAAAGAGATATTCTTCAGTTAAGAGGACAATATGAACAGAACCAGCTTTTGTTAGAGCAGTATGACCGCCGTGTCAAGGCTCTTGAAACCGAACTGGGCCAACTGAACACTAACACAAGTTTGCAATTAGAATCGAAAAACGACTTGATCCAGTCATTGCAGGAACAGGTGTCTATGTGGAAAACGAAATACGAATCGCTGGCTAAGTTATACTCGCAACTGCGTCAAGAGCATTTGGATTTATTGAGTAAATTCAAGCAAGTACAAGCCAAGGCGGCTTCTGCTCAAGAAGCAATTGACAAACGAGAACGACTGGAACGGGATCTTAAAGCCAAGAATTTGGAGTTGGCCGATTTGATCAGAGAACGCGACCGCGCTCGATATGATTTGGACAAGTCTCGCGGCAGCTCGAAAGATCAATTGGAAAAGCTCGAGCGTGATTTGAGATTGATGCAAGATAAGCTCAACGACGCTGAGCGTGCTAAAGGAGCCGATTTGTCGCTGCTTATTTCTCGACACAACCGGGAATTGGCCGAACTGGAAGACGCTCTTAAAGCCAAGCAACGGGCTTTGGATGATATTAGCAACGGCCGCTCTGTTAATGAGAGTGTGTTGCGAGAAAAGGAGGAAGAAGCGGATATTTTGCGTGAGACTATTGCTAGTATGGAGAATGCCATGAAAGAAATGAGTTTGGACCACCAAGCCAGTTCTGGCGGAATAAGAAAGTTGGCTGCTATTATTGATGCTATTTTGAACGCGGCAGCAGAACGAATCCAGGAATCGCTTTTCGAATTTGAGTCTCCCATGCAAGCAGGTAACCAAAACTCGACTCCAAATTATCTATTATCGGTGATTGAGAAAACATCGACTAATGCTACCGATTTCTCGACTGCATTCAACAATCACTTGGCCGAAGGTGAGGAAGGATCCGATCCATCGGAGATTATTAGGACTGCCACTGCATTTGCCAATGCTATTTCCGACGTGCTTATCAATGCCAAGGGTATTACCAGACTGGCCCGTAACGACGATTTAGTTGATGAGATCTCTGCAGCATCTCGTGAatcagctgttgctgcAACTGCATTTTTCACCAGTCTCGTGTCGGATCTGATTACCGGACTCACCCCTGAAGATACTACAGATTTGGTTATCTCATGCAACGTTGAAGTACAACAACATTTACAAACCCTGTCTCATTTGGCCGAACAAATGGCACCTAAACTATCTGTGACCACTAATGGATCAACTGATTTGGGTGATATTGTCGATAATGAGATGGCCCGTGTTGCTGAAGctattgctactgctactgccaaaCTCACCCAGCTTCTTGCCAGACCAAAAGATCCCAAATTCTCTACATTCGATGTGCAAGTTAACGAAGCAattcttgctgctgctattgctgtAACTTCTGCCGTGGCTGCACTTATTAAAGCGTCTACAGAATGTCAACAAGAGATTGTTGCTCGAGGCAGAGGTTCATCTTCACGTACTGCTTATTATAAAAAGCATAACCGTTGGACAGAAGGTCTTATTTCCGCTGCCaaggttgttgctggtgccacAAACATTCTTATCTCATCGGCCGATGGAGTATTGGCTGGTAAAAGCAGCCCCGAGCAATTGATTGCTGCCTCGAATGAAGTAGCGGCATCCACTGCTCAATTGGTAGCTGCTTCACGAGTCAATGCATCGTTTATGTCCAAGACACAAGATAAGCTTGAATTGGCAAGTAAATCTGTAAGCAGTGCATGCCGTGCTTTGGTTAATAAAGTACAGGATATTCTTGCACAAAGATCCACTACCCAagcagaagaaatcgaTTACTCCAAACTCACGCCTCATGAGTTTAGAACTGCAGCTATGGAACAACAAGTCGAGGTTCTCAAACTCGAACAACAGCTTACCGCTGCAAGAAACAGGCTGTTTGAAATTAGGAAGATTGATTACCAAAACGAGGAGGAAGATTAG
- the APN2 gene encoding DNA-(apurinic or apyrimidinic site) lyase APN2 (Class II abasic (AP) endonuclease involved in repair of DNA damage; homolog of human HAP1 and E. coli exoIII; GO_component: GO:0005622 - intracellular [Evidence IEA]; GO_component: GO:0005634 - nucleus [Evidence IEA,IEA]; GO_component: GO:0005634 - nucleus [Evidence IC] [PMID 10806210]; GO_function: GO:0003677 - DNA binding [Evidence IEA]; GO_function: GO:0003906 - DNA-(apurinic or apyrimidinic site) lyase activity [Evidence IEA]; GO_function: GO:0003906 - DNA-(apurinic or apyrimidinic site) lyase activity [Evidence IDA] [PMID 10806210]; GO_function: GO:0008311 - double-stranded DNA 3'-5' exodeoxyribonuclease activity [Evidence IDA] [PMID 11238902]; GO_function: GO:0004519 - endonuclease activity [Evidence IEA]; GO_function: GO:0016829 - lyase activity [Evidence IEA]; GO_function: GO:0046872 - metal ion binding [Evidence IEA]; GO_function: GO:0004518 - nuclease activity [Evidence IEA]; GO_function: GO:0008081 - phosphoric diester hydrolase activity [Evidence IDA] [PMID 11238902]; GO_function: GO:0008270 - zinc ion binding [Evidence IEA]; GO_process: GO:0000737 - DNA catabolic process, endonucleolytic [Evidence IEA]; GO_process: GO:0006281 - DNA repair [Evidence IEA,IEA]; GO_process: GO:0006284 - base-excision repair [Evidence IGI] [PMID 9765213]; GO_process: GO:0006974 - cellular response to DNA damage stimulus [Evidence IEA]; GO_process: GO:0090305 - nucleic acid phosphodiester bond hydrolysis [Evidence IEA]) — protein sequence MFEILDGDVVCFQETKIQARDVTESMALVGGYNAFFTFPVAKKGYSGVVIYVKNDIVVYKAEQGITGWLASQDHEYKSRFQSQNQSRNQSWSATQSPSWNQSQNRSQDQSLDQSLDQSLGRSLNAASGSDNGSGGFEKLAYRDLPPDECIGGYPGNIDEKVGLEIDSEGRCVVLDLGYCVVIGLYCPADSMGDKTEFRIAFFEALDIRIRNLLSLGRRVVVLGDLNVTRDIVDSAKGRVELAKEGRLTSANPQTGIQTPEEFLKANEKEAQLWRSASDVRILFHKWLNRDGDVGLRDTTRDLHPHRWGMYTCWNQLIDARPGNFGSRIDYVLTSPGIEYIEADILPQLYGSDHCPVYADLLWEVSSQDSSQGTSLEESIEASSQATLDSATAIPDSVTTDSAIPNSATNSSKTQLQHPGQPIPPAQQPYLPRMCASFMPQFTTKQANIRALFSSYGGPSTDNHKKTSQPPVNARRPTLDADETDRLHLQFVTPPNAALKRPPSKPIKATASKFQKTGTKKRAQSSILSFWNKPEPATNNSALNSNHSTLSPITTSSKEEISTPVSESTESIADTEPYSITTPKNSKSGEWKKLFAAPEPPLCKVHQEPCKLLISKKNGPNKGRAFWICSR from the coding sequence ATGTTCGAGATACTCGACGGCGAtgttgtttgttttcagGAGACGAAGATCCAGGCTCGCGATGTCACTGAGTCGATGGCGCTGGTAGGTGGATATAACGCTTTTTTCACGTTTCCAGTCGCGAAAAAGGGGTACAGTGGCGTGGTTATTTACGTGAAAAACGACATCGTTGTATACAAAGCTGAACAGGGTATCACTGGGTGGCTGGCCAGCCAGGATCACGAGTATAAGTCAAGGTTCCAGAGTCAGAACCAGAGTCGGAATCAGAGTTGGAGTGCAACCCAAAGCCCGAGTTGGAATCAGAGCCAGAATCGGAGTCAGGATCAGAGTCTGGATCAGAGTCTGGATCAGAGTCTGGGTCGGAGTCTGAATGCAGCATCTGGCAGTGATAACGGCAGTGGAGGTTTCGAGAAATTGGCATACAGAGACCTGCCGCCAGATGAGTGTATAGGAGGGTATCCGGGTAATATTGACGAGAAAGTGGGACTGGAAATTGACTCGGAAGGCAGATGTGTAGTGCTAGATCTGGGGTATTGTGTGGTGATAGGACTATACTGTCCGGCTGATTCTATGGGTGATAAAACAGAGTTTCGAATTGCGTTTTTTGAGGCCCTTGATATCCGGATCCGAAACCTGCTGAGTCTAGGGAGACGGGTCGTGGTACTGGGAGATCTGAATGTGACACGAGATATCGTCGATTCAGCCAAAGGTCGAGTGGAATTGGCAAAAGAGGGTCGACTGACGTCGGCCAATCCTCAAACGGGAATTCAAACTCCCGAGGAGTTTCTTAAAgcaaatgaaaaagaagcccAACTGTGGAGATCTGCTTCTGACGTACGGATATTATTTCATAAATGGCTAAATAGGGACGGAGATGTTGGACTTCGCGATACTACACGAGATCTACATCCCCACAGATGGGGCATGTACACATGTTGGAATCAGTTGATAGATGCCAGACCGGGAAATTTTGGTTCTAGAATAGATTATGTGCTTACTTCGCCGGGAATTGAGTACATAGAAGCAGACATTCTTCCTCAATTGTATGGATCCGACCACTGTCCTGTGTATGCCGATTTGCTTTGGGAAGTTTCTTCACAGGACTCCTCACAGGGAACATCTCTGGAAGAATCTATAGAAGCATCATCACAGGCAACGCTAGATTCAGCGACGGCAATACCAGATTCAGTAACGACAGACTCAGCAATTCCAAATTCGGCGACAAACTCATCCAAAACACAATTGCAACATCCTGGCCAACCTATACCACCTGCACAACAACCCTACTTACCTCGCATGTGTGCATCCTTCATGCCACAATTTACCACAAAGCAAGCCAATATTAGAGCCCTGTTTTCATCTTATGGTGGTCCCAGCACCGATAATCATAAAAAAACCTCACAACCCCCTGTCAATGCCCGTCGCCCCACTTTGGATGCAGATGAAACTGACCGCTTGCATTTGCAGTTCGTGACTCCTCCTAATGCAGCATTAAAGAGGCCGCCATCCAAACCGATAAAAGCCACTGCATCAAAGTTTCAGAAAACCGGCACCAAGAAACGTGCACAATCGTCTATTTTATCCTTTTGGAACAAACCTGAACCGGCCACCAATAATTCCGCCCTTAATTCTAACCATAGTACATTATCTCCGATAACAACATCaagcaaagaagaaatatcaacaccAGTTTCTGAATCGACTGAATCTATTGCTGATACTGAACCCTATTCAATAACAACCccaaaaaattccaaaTCTGGAGAATGGAAAAAACTCTTTGCCGCACCTGAACCTCCTCTTTGCAAAGTACACCAAGAACCATGTAAATTACTGATttccaagaaaaatggCCCGAATAAGGGTCGTGCATTTTGGATCTGTTCAAGGTAA